In Amycolatopsis sp. FBCC-B4732, the genomic stretch CCGCTTCGGTGGGCACCGTGCCCCGGATCGCCGCCCCGCTGGACGGCCCGGCGGGCTGGACGGCGACGGTGTTCCCGGCGGTCGTCGGCGCGGCGCTGTCGGCGGCGCCCGGGCGTGACGGCGGCGCCGGTCTCGCCCTGGACTACCGGCTGACCGGCACGAACGCCACGCGCGCGGCCTACGTGACGCCGTCCGCAGCTTTGGCCGTCCCGGCGGGCACCCAGAAGATCGGGCTGTGGGTGAACGGCGACGGCAAGGGCGCGTGGCTGCGGGCCGAGCTGCGCGACGCGGCGAACGTGGCGTCCGTCGTCGACCTTTCGCTGAGCGTGGACTGGACGGGCTGGCGGTACGTCACCGCCGCGGTCCCGGCCGGGCTGCCCGCCGGCCAGCGCCTCGCGCGCTTCTACGCCGTCGAAAACGTGCCGGACCAGCAGTACGAGGGCCGGCTGGTGTTCGACGACCTGACCTTCGAGGTGGCCCCGACGACGTCGGTGCCCGCCGACCCGGCCCCGCGCGACCCCGCGCTGGTCACCGACGGCGTGCTGACCGGCGGCCTGCGCGTCGCGGTGGTCAGCGACGCCCAGTTCACCGCGGACGACCCGGCGGGCCCGCTCGTCGCCCAGGCCCGGCGCGCGCTGCGCGAAGCCGTCGCCGCGAAGCCGGACCTGGTGCTGATCAACGGCGACTTCGTGGACCGGGGCACACCGCCCGACTTCGCGCTGGCCCGCCAGGTGCTCACCGACGAGCTGGACGGCAAGGTGCCCTGGTACTACGTGCCGGGCAACCACGAAGCCGAGGCGGGCAACGGGCTCGCGAACTTCCAGGCGGTCTTCGGCGAGACCCACCGCGTCGTCGACGTGCACGGCATCCGGCTGGTGCTGCTGGATTCGTCGCGGGGTTCGTTGCGCGCCGGCGGGTTCGACCAGGTCAGGATGCTGCGCTCGGCACTCGATTCGGCGGCCGCGGACCGGTCCGTGCGCGGCGTCGTCGTCGCCATGCACCACCCGGTCGAGGACCCCAGCCCGACCGGGAACTCGCAGCTCGGCGACCGGAAGGAAGCCACGCTGCTGACCCGGTGGCTGACCGGGTTCGAGCAGGCGTCCGGCAAGCCCGCCGCTTCGGTGGCTTCGCACGCCGGCGTGTTCTCGCTGTCCCGGGTGGACGGCGTGCCGTACCTGGTCAACGGCAACTCGGGCAAGGCACCCGCGGCGGCACCGGGCGACGGCGGGTTCGTCGGCTGGACGCTGCTGCGCGTCGACCCGGCCGACCGCGCCCAGCCGGTGCGCTTCGAGACGCGGCCGAACGTCGACTCGCTGACGCTGTCCGGGCCCTCCTCGCTGGCACGCGGTGAGCGAGCGGTCGTGCGCGCTTCGGTTCGGCAGGGCACGCGGGACGTGCCGGTGTCGTACCCGGTGAGCGCGGACTGGGCGGTGAGCTGGGGCGTCGTCGCGTTCGACCCGGCTTCGGGCGTGCTGACGGCGTTGCGGCCGGGCGTCGCGCGGCTGTCGGTGACGGTCAACGGGGTGACCGAATCCCTGGTCGTGACCGTGCGCGGCTAATCCGTTCGGTTTTTGTCGGTGCCCGCTCGTATGGTCGGGGGGTGGACGAATCGGAGGACCGGGAACCGGCACTGGTGCAGGCCAAAGCGCTCGTGAAGCGCTTCGGCGGGTTCGAGGCCGTGCGCGGGATCGACGTCGAGGTGCGGCGCGGGGAGGCGTTCGGCTTCCTCGGGCCCAACGGCGCCGGGAAGTCGTCGACCATGCGGATGATCGCGTGCGTGTCCCCGCGCACCGACGGCGATCTGCGGGTGCTGGGCGCCGACCCGGAGGTGGCCGGTCCGCGGATCCGCGCGCGCCTGGGCGTGGTGCCGCAGCAGGACAACCTGGACGTGGAGCTGACGGTCCGGGAGAACCTGCTGATCTACGGCCGCTACTTCGGCCTGTCCCGGGCGGCGGCCCGGCGCAAGGCCGACGAACTGCTGGAGTTCGCGCAACTGACGGACCGCGCCGACGACAAGGTCGACCCCCTCTCCGGCGGCATGAAGCGGCGGCTCACGATCGCGCGCTCGCTGGTCAACGACCCGGAGCTGCTGCTGCTCGACGAGCCGACGACGGGCCTCGACCCGCAGGCCAGGCACCTGCTGTGGGACAGGCTGTTCCGCCTCAAGGCGCAAGGCACGACGCTGATCGTGACGACCCACTACATGGACGAAGCCGAGCAGCTCTGTGACAGGCTGGTGGTGATGGACCACGGCCGGATCGCGGCGGAGGGCTCACCGGCGGACCTGATCAAGCGCTACTCGACGCGCGAGGTCGTCGAGCTGCGGTTCGCGTCGGGGGAGCAGGCGTCGGCGGCCCAGCAGGTCGACGGGCTGGCGGAGCGCGTGGAGATCCTGCCGGACCGGGTGCTGCTGTACAGCGACGACGGCGAGGCGGCGCTGGAACACGCGCACGCCCGCGGGGTGCGCCCGCTGTCGAGCCTGGTGCGCCGGAGTTCGCTGGAGGACGTGTTCCTGAGGCTGACCGGCCGGACGCTGGTGGACTGATGGGAACCCCTTCGCCGACTCACCCGGCCGCGAGCCGTGCTGGTGTGCGCCGCTCGGAGCGGCTGGCGCCTGTCCCGGTCGCTCCTGGTTCGCCGGCCCGCTCGGCCCAAGCCGTGAGCCGTGCCGGTGTGCGACGCTCGGCCGCCGGCCTCGTCTTCTCCGGTGCGCCGACCCGTGCCGCGAGCCGCACCGGTGTGCGACGCTCGGCGGTTCACCCGGCTCCCCGCCCCGCAGCTCCTGGGTGGCGCCCGTGACCACCATCGAATCCACCGGCCGCGTCGTCGGCAAGTGGCACGGCGCCTGGCTGCAGGTCGAAGGGCGCTGGACCTGGTACCGCCGCCACTGGGTGTCCACTTTGTACTCCACCGGACTGCAACCGGTGCTGTTCCTCGCCGCCATGGGCCTCGGCTTCGGCTCGCAGGTGCGGCCGGGCACGGTCACCGGCGGCCTGTCCTACCTCCAGTACACCGCGCCGGCCCTGCTCGCCGCGGGTGCCGCTCAGCAGGCCGTCGGCGAATCGAGCTACCCCGTGCTGTCGGGGTTCAAGTGGCAGAAGGAATACCTGGCCGTCACGGCCACCCCGGTGTCCCCGGGCCAGGTGTTCGGCGGCCACCTGATCTGGTCGGCCCTGCGGCTGACGCTGGCGGGCGCGATCTACGCGTTCGTCGCGCTGTTCTTCGGCGCCTGGACCGGCCCGGGGGTGCTGCTGGTGGTCCTGGCGGGCACCGTCACCGGGCTCGCCTGCACCACGCCGATGGCCGCGCTGGCGGCCCGGACGTTCGACGAGGGCCAGCGGTTCGGCCTGATCTTCCGCTTCGTCGTGATGCCGATGACCCTGTTCAGCGGCACGTTCTTCCCGATCACCCAGCTGCCGGCCGCGATCCGCTGGCTGGCTTGGCTTTCCCCGCTGTGGCACGGCACGCAGCTGGCCCGCGGCCTGAGCATCGGCGGGGTCGGCGGCTGGGCGATGCTCGGCCACTTCGCCGTGCTGGCGGCCTTGTTCGCGGCCGGGTGGGCGCTCGCGCACCGGGCCTTCTACCGGAGGCTGGTGGTCTGATGGTGAGCGTCCAGGCCCCACCGCGCCGCGCCGGGCTGCTGCTGCGGGTGCTGCCACCCGGGCTGTACGCCGGCCGCGCGCGCATGCTCGTCGAGCGCTCGGTCATGGTGTACCGCGGCAGCTGGTTGATCTTCTTGTCCGGCGCGGCCGAGCCGTTCCTGTACCTGCTGGCGTTCCAGCTCGGCTTCGGCAGGCTGGTCACCGAGGTGCCCGGCCCGGACGGGCACCCGATGAGCTACGTCGCGTTCGTCGCCCCGGCGCTGCTGGCGACGTCGGCGATGAACGGCGCCGTCTTCGAATCGACGTACAACCTGTTCTTCAAGCTGCGCTACGCGAAGCTGTACGACGCGTTGCTGGCCACCCCGATCGGCCCCCTGGACGTGGCACTGGGCGAAATCGGCTGGGCGATCACCCGCGGCGGCCTCTACGCGGTGGCCTTCCTGGCGATCGCGGCGGCGATGGGCCTGCTCGCGTCGTGGTGGGCCCTGCTGATGATCCCGGCGGCCCTGCTGGTCGGCCTGGCGTTCTCGGCGATCGGCATGGCACTGGTGACGTTCCTGCGCTCGACGGCCCAGTTCGACTACATCCAGCTCGGCCTGACCCCGATGTTCCTGTTCGCGACGACGTTCTTCCCGCTCTCGGTGTACCCGGAGCCGCTGCAGTGGGTGGTCCGCTGCCTCCCGCTCTACCACGCGATCGAGCTGATGCGCGGCCTGGCGACGGGCCTGCTGTCGGGCTCGATGCTGATCAACCTGGCGTACCTGCTGGTCCTGGGGGGAGTAGGCCTCTGGGCGTCGACGCGCCGCATCGCGAAGCTGCTCCTGACCTGAGGGCCGCAAGCCGGCGGCGCTCAGCGAGCCGGGTCCGGCCGTCCCCGCGGTGCGGCGGCCGCCAGCGCGTCCACCATCCCGTGCCCGTAGAACCCGTTGAACCCCTCGTACCCGGCGCAGTACGCGTCTTGCGTGCCATCTCCGGTCAGGTCGTAGTCGGCCGGGCACGCCATCGGCGTCGCCTGCGCGTCGAGCGTCCGCCGCAGCTGCCGCGGCCGGGCACCGGGGTCGCGCGACGCCAGCAGCGCCAGCACCCCGGTGACGTGCGGCGCGGCCATCGACGTCCCGCACAGCGGCGCATACCCGCCCGGCACGGTCGAAAGGACGCACTCGCCCGTCTCGCCACCCGGCGCCGTGACATCGATCACGCCGAGCCCGTACGAGCTGTAGCCCGCCTTCACCCGGTCCGAACCCACGGCCGACACCGCGACGACGTCCCGGAGCCCGGCCGGCAGGGCCTCGCAGCCGCTGCCCGCGCCGGGCGAGCCGGACCGGGCCGACGGCGTGAGGTCGACGGCTTCGTTCGTCGCCGCAGCGACGTTCAACGTGCCCGCCGAAGTGCTGTACTCCACCGCGCGCGCCAGGGCCTCGTGCACCACGCCGCGGTCGTTGCCGCGGATGCACGAGAGCGTCCACGGGTTCACGAAGAAGCTGCTGTTGGTCAGGCGCATGTGGCGTGAGGCTGCCCACATCAGCCCGCACACGGCGGCTTCGGGATCGGCGTACCCGCGGTCGTCGATCACCTTCACCGATGCCACTCGCACCCCGGGCGCCACACCCGTCACACCTCTGCCGTCATCGGCCGCGGCGATGATGCCCGCCACGTGCGTCCCGTGCACCGACGTCGTCGGCGCCCACGCCGCGGGCGAGCGGTCGGGGGCGCCGGTCAGGCAGCCGGCCGAGTCGGCCGGGTCGAGCGCGTCGGCGAGGTCCGGGTGGTCCGGGTCGACGCCCGAGTCGAGCACGCCGACGACGACGTCGCGGCTGCCGTCGGAGAAGCCGCGCGCCCGGCCCGCGTTGATCATCCGCATGTCCCACTGCCGGTCGCTCAGGTCCGCCGTGGGCACCTTCGCGGGGTCGGTCCGGGGGAGCGCCGCCCGCGCCGGCTGGGGTTTCACCGGGTCCGTGGCGCGCTGCGCGGCCAGCCGCTCGGCCTGGGCGCTGAACGCCCGGTCGAGCCCGATCCGCTCGCCGAAGCCCGGGTCGCCGGAGGTGGCGATCGCCACCGCGATCTGCGGGTAGTAGACGGTGGTGGCGCCGCACGCGCCGGTGATCTGCCCGCGGGCCGAGGACTCCGCGGTGCCGCGGTCGAAGGCGACGACGTAGCGCAGGGACCGTCCGTGGGCGCAGCCGGGCTCGTCGGCCACCGCCGGACCGGCGGTGACGCATCCCGAAAGCACCAGGACGGTGCACACGGCCGCCCGCAGCGGCCGCGCCAGCAGGGACACCGGACCTCCCACCGGATGCAGGTACCGCGGGTGCCGGTGCGCGATCGATCCGGCCACCCCGAGCCGCACGGTAGCCACCCCGTGCCCGGCGGACAAGCGCTGCGGCCAAGTTCGCCCGCCCGGTGGCCCCCGCGGCGCGCCCGGACGCCTGCGGGAGGTACCGAGTACACCGGAGTGGTCACCCGGTGTGGGATACTCGGGGAGGCCGCTGGGCCGCGGGGCGCACGTGAGAGGTGCTGCCTGCGGTGTTGTGGCCCGGTGATGCGCATGAACTCCCGCGACGCGTCGCCGCCCGTGAACCGGGCGGCTGGACGACGTAGCGGGGCGGCCCGGGGGCCGCGAGTGCGTCACGCACGTCGCCGAGCAGACCTTTGACCGGGTTGCGCCCCACCGGAAGCGGTGGTGCGGCACCCGGTCGTCGGGCCAGGATTCCCGCCGCTGGTGACCACCACGGCGGAACGAACAGAAAGGGGCCCCTGCGCGGCCGCGTCCCTGCCGGTGCGAATCGGCAGACGCGCCCGGGGGCGGAGGAGACACATGTCGAACGCGGAAACACCCGCCGAGCACACCGGCGGGAATCCCGCCACACCCACGACCGGGCCACTGGCCGACCTGCCGCCCCGCATCCGGGTGCACGCGCTGGCCAAGCTGCTCGAGTCGCACAGCCGGGACATCCTCGTCAAGCTCACCGAGCTGGGCGAAAGCGTGCGCAGCGCGCAGTCGAGCGTGACGAGGGAAGTCGCGCTCAAGGTGGCCGGAGCCTTCACCTCGGCCGAAGGTGAGCAGGCAGCCGCCGCGCCCGTGGAAGCCGCGGCCGCCGAAGAGCAACCCGCCCGGGACAACGCCGACCAGGCCCCGCCCGCCGACCAGGGCTCCGCCCGCGACGGCGCCGACCGGGGCCAGGGCGACGCCGACCAGGCCCAGCCCGCCACCCAGGGCACCGCCGCCCGAGGCCGCCGCGTGAGCCGTGGCCGCGGCGAGGCCGCCCAGGCCGCGACCAGCCAGGCTCAGCCCGCCGACCAGGCCACCGGCAGCACCCGCGAGGCCGCCCCCGCGGTCCCGCCGGCCCCCGAGGTCCCGGCGGCCGAGGCCGAGAAGCCGCGCCCGCGCCAGAAGACCCGCGCCCACCTGCCGGTCTTCGCCGCGCCGTCGCCGGTGTTCCTGCCGCCGGAGCCGGCCGAGCGCGCGGTCAAGCCCGCGCGCAAGCCGGCCGACCCGTTCGCGGAGCCCGAGCCCCGCCCGGAGCCGCGTCGCGAGGCTCGCCACGAGGCCGAGGCCGTCGAGGAAGAGGCCGAAGACACCACCCCCGCCACCGACGCGAACGCCGATGACGACGAGGACGCCGGCAGCCGCCGTCGCCGTCGCCGCGGCCGTCGTGGCCGGGGCCGCGGCAAGGGCGCCGACGGCAGCGACGAGGGCGCCGAAAACGACGACGACCAGGCCGACGAGCAGCCGCGCCGCCGGAACCGCAACGCGGACGAAAAGCCCGAAGCGGACGCCGAAGAGGCCGAGGAAGCCGCCGGTCCGGCCGCGGAGTCCGACAGCGACGACGATGGCGAGGGCGGCAGCAAGCGCCGTCGCCGCCGCCGTCGCCGCAAGGGCTCGGACGGCGACGACGCCGAGACCACCGACGACCCGCCCAACACGGTCACCCACGTCCGCCAGGCCAAGGCCGAGCAGGCCGAGCGCGAGCGCCCGGCGCGCGACGAGGTGCGCAGCGTCCGCGGGTCGACCCGCCTGGAGGCCAAGCGCCAGCGCCGCCGCGACGGCCGCGAGGCGGGCCGCCGCCGCGCCCCGATCCTGTCCGAGGCCGAGTTCCTCGCCCGCCGCGAGGCCGTCGAGCGCACGATGGTCGTCGCCGAGAAGGGCGACTCGACGCAGATCGGCGTGCTCGAAGACGGCGTGCTGGTCGAGCACTTCGTGACGCAGTCGGGCTCCGGCTCGATCGTCGGCAACGTCTACCTCGGCCGCGTCCAGAACGTGCTGCCGAGCATGGAAGCCGCGTTCATCGACATCGGCCGCGGCCGCAACGCCGTGCTCTACGCCGGCGAGGTCGACTGGGACGCCGCCGGCCTGGAGGGCAAGGCCCGCAAGATCGAGCAGGCGCTGTCCACCGGCGACTCCGTGCTGGTCCAGGTCACCAAGGACCCGGTCGGGCACAAGGGCGCCCGGCTGACCACGCAGATCTCGCTGCCCGGCCGCTTCCTCGTCTACGTGCCCGCGGGCGGCGCCACCGGCATCTCCCGCAAGCTGCCGGAGAACGAGCGCCGCCGGCTCAAGGACATCCTCAAGCGGATCGTCCCGGAGGACGCGGGCGTCATCATCCGCACCGCCTCCGAGGGCATCGGCGAGGAGGAGCTGGGCCGCGACGTCGACCGCCTGAAGGCGCAGTGGGACGTCATCAAGGAGAAGGCCGCCGCCGGTTCCGGCAAGAAGGGCGGCGCGCCGACCATGCTCTACGAAGAGCCCGACCTGCTGGTCAAGGTCGTGCGTGACCTCTTCACGGAGGACTTCGCCAAGCTGGAGATCCAGGGCAACCGGTCGTGGGAGACCATCAACGACTACGTCCGGCACGTCGCGCCGGAGCTGACCGAGCGGGTCAAGCGCTACACCGGCACCGGTGACGTGTTCGCCGACCACCGGATCGACGAGCAGATCACCAAGGCGCTCGACCGCAAGGTCTGGCTGCCGAGTGGCGGTTACCTGGTCATCGACCGCACCGAGGCGATGACGGTCATCGACGTCAACACCGGCAAGTTCACCGGATCGGGTGGAAACCTCGAGGAGACGGTGACCCGCAACAACCTGGAGTCGGCGGAGGAGATCGTCCGCCAGCTCCGGCTCCGGGACATCGGCGGCATCATCGTCATCGACTTCATCGACATGGTGCTCGAGTCGAACCGCGAGCTGGTGCTGCGCCGCCTCACCGAGTGCCTCGGCCGCGACCGCACGCGCCACCAGGTCGCCGAGGTCACTTCGCTCGGCCTGGTCCAGATGACCCGCAAGAAGATCGGCACCGGCCTGCTGGAGGCGTTCTCCACGCCGTGCGAGCACTGCAAGGGCCGGGGTGTGCTCGTCTCGACCGAGGTGCAGCGCACCGGCGGCGGGGCCGGCCACTCCCACGGTGGCAACGGCAACGGCGGGAACGGTGGCAACGGCGGCGGTGGCGGCGGGGAGAAGAGCTCCCGCCGGTCGCGTGGCCGCGGCAAGGGCGAGGAGGCCGCCAAGGAGCAGGCCGAAGCCGCCAAGGCCGAGGTCCACGCCGTCCCGTCGCCGGAGCAGCGCGAGTCGATCGCGTCCGCGGTGGCGGCGATGGCGAACGCCTCGAAGGTCGTCAAGGAGCACGACCACGGCGCCGAGAACGGGCACGTCCCGGAGCCCGCCAAGGAGGTCGCGGACGTCCCGGCCACCACGGAGGCGGACGAGGCGCCGGTGGCGGCCGAGCGGCCGGTCGAGCCCGCCCAGGAGGTCGCCGGCACCCCGGTGACCACCGAGGCGGACGAGGTCCCGGTGCCGCAGGACGAGGAGCCGGTGGTCGAGCGCTCTTCGGCCCCGGAACCGGCCGAAGAGCCGGTCAACGAGTCTTCGGAGGCCGCCGAGCCGGTCGCCGAACCCGAGGTCAGCGTGCCCGAGCCGGCCGTGCGCTCCACCCGGCGCCGTCCGCGCCGGGCGGCGTCGCGGCCCGCGGGCCCGCCGGTGCACGCCTCGGACCAGAGCAGTTGAACAACTAGGGGACCCCGGTGGTAACGCACCGGGGCACCCCACGTAACCTGTAGTACGGCCTGCCACCAGAGCAGGTCGCTGCGCGAGTGCCGGACCGCCTTCAGTTTCGGGTGGGCCGATCGCGCGGGCCCCCACCCATTGTCGAGTAATGCAGGAGACTTCCGTGTCGGCGTACGCGATCGTCAAGACCGGCGGCAAGCAGTACAAGGTGGCCGTCGGCGACGTCGTCGAGGTCGAGAAGCTCGAGGGCGAGCCGGGCACCGAGCACATCCTCCCCGCCGTTTTGTACGTCGACGGTGGCGATGTCACCACGGACGCCGACGCGCTGGCGAAGGTCTCGGTCACCGGCAAGGTCGTCGAGCAGACCAAGGGTCCGAAGATCCGGATCCACAAGTTCAAGAACAAGACGGGCTACCACAAGCGCCAGGGTCACCGGCAGAAGCTGACCCGCGTCGAGGTCACCGCCATCTCCCTGTAAGAACTTTCCGGATCTGCTTTTTTCAGAAAGAGGGCTGAGCCATGGCTCACAAGAAGGGTGCGTCCAGCTCCCGCAACGGTCGTGACTCGAACGCGCAGCGCCTCGGCGTCAAGCGCTTCGGCGGCCAGGAAGTCAACGCGGGCGAGATCCTCATCCGTCAGCGCGGCACCAAGTTCCACCCCGGCGTGAACGTCGGCCGTGGCGGCGACGACACGCTGTTCGCCCTGGCCGCCGGTGCGGTCCAGTTCGGCGAGAAGCGTGGCCGCAAGACGGTCAACATCGTGGTGCCGGCCGAGGCCTGAGCCTTCGGTCGTCGTTGGACCTCTGACGAGGGGTGGGACCGGAATATCCGGTGCCACCCCTCGTTTGTTTTGTATATCCCCTTCTCGCGAGTGAAAGAGGCAAGTCATGGCGTCCCGGTTCGTGGACCGCGCGGTGATCCACCTGACCGCCGGCGACGGTGGGAACGGCTGCGCCTCGGTGCACCGCGAGAAGTTCAAGCCCCTCGGCGGCCCGGACGGCGGCAACGGCGG encodes the following:
- a CDS encoding ABC transporter ATP-binding protein, coding for MDESEDREPALVQAKALVKRFGGFEAVRGIDVEVRRGEAFGFLGPNGAGKSSTMRMIACVSPRTDGDLRVLGADPEVAGPRIRARLGVVPQQDNLDVELTVRENLLIYGRYFGLSRAAARRKADELLEFAQLTDRADDKVDPLSGGMKRRLTIARSLVNDPELLLLDEPTTGLDPQARHLLWDRLFRLKAQGTTLIVTTHYMDEAEQLCDRLVVMDHGRIAAEGSPADLIKRYSTREVVELRFASGEQASAAQQVDGLAERVEILPDRVLLYSDDGEAALEHAHARGVRPLSSLVRRSSLEDVFLRLTGRTLVD
- a CDS encoding ABC transporter permease, with the protein product MTTIESTGRVVGKWHGAWLQVEGRWTWYRRHWVSTLYSTGLQPVLFLAAMGLGFGSQVRPGTVTGGLSYLQYTAPALLAAGAAQQAVGESSYPVLSGFKWQKEYLAVTATPVSPGQVFGGHLIWSALRLTLAGAIYAFVALFFGAWTGPGVLLVVLAGTVTGLACTTPMAALAARTFDEGQRFGLIFRFVVMPMTLFSGTFFPITQLPAAIRWLAWLSPLWHGTQLARGLSIGGVGGWAMLGHFAVLAALFAAGWALAHRAFYRRLVV
- a CDS encoding ABC transporter permease, producing the protein MVSVQAPPRRAGLLLRVLPPGLYAGRARMLVERSVMVYRGSWLIFLSGAAEPFLYLLAFQLGFGRLVTEVPGPDGHPMSYVAFVAPALLATSAMNGAVFESTYNLFFKLRYAKLYDALLATPIGPLDVALGEIGWAITRGGLYAVAFLAIAAAMGLLASWWALLMIPAALLVGLAFSAIGMALVTFLRSTAQFDYIQLGLTPMFLFATTFFPLSVYPEPLQWVVRCLPLYHAIELMRGLATGLLSGSMLINLAYLLVLGGVGLWASTRRIAKLLLT
- a CDS encoding S8 family serine peptidase, whose product is MSLLARPLRAAVCTVLVLSGCVTAGPAVADEPGCAHGRSLRYVVAFDRGTAESSARGQITGACGATTVYYPQIAVAIATSGDPGFGERIGLDRAFSAQAERLAAQRATDPVKPQPARAALPRTDPAKVPTADLSDRQWDMRMINAGRARGFSDGSRDVVVGVLDSGVDPDHPDLADALDPADSAGCLTGAPDRSPAAWAPTTSVHGTHVAGIIAAADDGRGVTGVAPGVRVASVKVIDDRGYADPEAAVCGLMWAASRHMRLTNSSFFVNPWTLSCIRGNDRGVVHEALARAVEYSTSAGTLNVAAATNEAVDLTPSARSGSPGAGSGCEALPAGLRDVVAVSAVGSDRVKAGYSSYGLGVIDVTAPGGETGECVLSTVPGGYAPLCGTSMAAPHVTGVLALLASRDPGARPRQLRRTLDAQATPMACPADYDLTGDGTQDAYCAGYEGFNGFYGHGMVDALAAAAPRGRPDPAR
- a CDS encoding Rne/Rng family ribonuclease, whose product is MSNAETPAEHTGGNPATPTTGPLADLPPRIRVHALAKLLESHSRDILVKLTELGESVRSAQSSVTREVALKVAGAFTSAEGEQAAAAPVEAAAAEEQPARDNADQAPPADQGSARDGADRGQGDADQAQPATQGTAARGRRVSRGRGEAAQAATSQAQPADQATGSTREAAPAVPPAPEVPAAEAEKPRPRQKTRAHLPVFAAPSPVFLPPEPAERAVKPARKPADPFAEPEPRPEPRREARHEAEAVEEEAEDTTPATDANADDDEDAGSRRRRRRGRRGRGRGKGADGSDEGAENDDDQADEQPRRRNRNADEKPEADAEEAEEAAGPAAESDSDDDGEGGSKRRRRRRRRKGSDGDDAETTDDPPNTVTHVRQAKAEQAERERPARDEVRSVRGSTRLEAKRQRRRDGREAGRRRAPILSEAEFLARREAVERTMVVAEKGDSTQIGVLEDGVLVEHFVTQSGSGSIVGNVYLGRVQNVLPSMEAAFIDIGRGRNAVLYAGEVDWDAAGLEGKARKIEQALSTGDSVLVQVTKDPVGHKGARLTTQISLPGRFLVYVPAGGATGISRKLPENERRRLKDILKRIVPEDAGVIIRTASEGIGEEELGRDVDRLKAQWDVIKEKAAAGSGKKGGAPTMLYEEPDLLVKVVRDLFTEDFAKLEIQGNRSWETINDYVRHVAPELTERVKRYTGTGDVFADHRIDEQITKALDRKVWLPSGGYLVIDRTEAMTVIDVNTGKFTGSGGNLEETVTRNNLESAEEIVRQLRLRDIGGIIVIDFIDMVLESNRELVLRRLTECLGRDRTRHQVAEVTSLGLVQMTRKKIGTGLLEAFSTPCEHCKGRGVLVSTEVQRTGGGAGHSHGGNGNGGNGGNGGGGGGEKSSRRSRGRGKGEEAAKEQAEAAKAEVHAVPSPEQRESIASAVAAMANASKVVKEHDHGAENGHVPEPAKEVADVPATTEADEAPVAAERPVEPAQEVAGTPVTTEADEVPVPQDEEPVVERSSAPEPAEEPVNESSEAAEPVAEPEVSVPEPAVRSTRRRPRRAASRPAGPPVHASDQSS
- the rplU gene encoding 50S ribosomal protein L21, with translation MSAYAIVKTGGKQYKVAVGDVVEVEKLEGEPGTEHILPAVLYVDGGDVTTDADALAKVSVTGKVVEQTKGPKIRIHKFKNKTGYHKRQGHRQKLTRVEVTAISL
- the rpmA gene encoding 50S ribosomal protein L27, whose protein sequence is MAHKKGASSSRNGRDSNAQRLGVKRFGGQEVNAGEILIRQRGTKFHPGVNVGRGGDDTLFALAAGAVQFGEKRGRKTVNIVVPAEA